GCGGTATTTCTACAACCGCTATTACCGAAGCAATATCAAATTGCTCCGGTCTGTGAAACTATTACCCGTGCTTTGCTTAAACCCAAAGCACAGACGGAAACCATGTCACATGCCATGCACCATTCACATCACGAACATCATATCGAACAGGCACAAGTACCTGAACATCATGACCACCATGATGCAAACCACCAGTGTCAATATTGTACCGTCTATGCCAATTTGGTTTTACCACCTGAATTTGGTGTAAAAGAAGTACTTGTTCGTATACAAGTTCGCTTAGTCGCCTATCAACAAGCATTTCGACATGTTTATTTTGCGCTACAGCGACTTTTCTTACTCCCGCAAGGGCGTGCGCCGCCTCTATTTGCATAAATAAAAGCAATTTTTTGTTGGGGTCTTCATTGACTTCAATATCACTTTATTTATGTTTTAGAGCGTATAAAAAATGCCACATTCTAAATTCTTATTACAACCTTTATGGGTTGCGATGCTTGCTGTCTCTCATTCGGGTTTAGCTTTTGCTGATTCGGATAAAAATGATGCCGATACAAAATCATTTCATTCATTAGCCCCTATTGTTGTTACAGCACAACAAGGCAACGATACAAATGGCTTGATTGTGCATGCAGATCCAAAGCAGCCAATTCAGCCAGTACCTGCAACTGATGGCGCAGACTACCTACAAAGTATTATGGGTTTTAACTCGATAAAAAGTGGTGGAACCAATGGTGATGTGACATTCCGAGGTATGTTTGGTTCACGCATCAAAATTTTGACAGATGGAACTGAAAATCTAGGTGCCTGTCCAAACCGAATGGATGCACCAACTTCTTATATTTCGCCAGAAAGTTATGATCGTATTTCTGTCATTAAAGGTCCGCAAACAGTTCAATATGCTAATACTGGGTCGGCAGCAACCGTACTTTTTGAACGTCAACCTGAAAAGCTCACCTCAGATAAGCCTTATCGTGGGCAAGCAAGTGTATTATTAGGGTCCTATGGGCGTATTGACCATAATGTTGAAGCAGCAATTGGTGATGAAAAGAAATATATCCGTTTAAATGCCAACCGTTCAGAATCCAACAGTTATCAAGATGGTGATGGCAATACTGTGCCTTCAGCATGGAAGAAATGGAATGCTGATGTAGCACTCGGTTTTACTCCAGATGAAGACACTTGGATCGAACTCACAGGCGGAAAATCTGATGGAGAATCGCTTTATGCTGGACGCTCTATGGATGGCTCTCAATTTGCTCGCGAAAACTTAGGTCTACGGTTCGAAAAGAAAAATATCACTGATGTGATTAAGAAAATTGAAGGGCAGGTGAACTACAGCTATAACGACCATATTATGGATAACTTTAGCTTGCGCACACCGCCATTAGTGGAAATGACACATGGTGGTATGACCATGCTGATGCCGAATGCTATGGCAATGCAAGTAACGCGCCGTACACTAAACTCGCGCTTAGCCATGACCTCTGAATGGAATAAGTGGAGTTTGATTACAGGTGTAGATTCTCAATTCAATAAACATGGCGGTAGCATGTCATCGCCAAATATGCCCTCTATGAATATTCCATATCGTCAAGATATGCGTTTTCAATCATACGGTGCTTTTGGTGAGCTTGGTTACCAGTGGAATGATCTCAATAAACTAGTTACAGGTGTACGTTTAGATCGAGTAACAGTTGAAGATGAACGTGCTGATTCCCAAGCAAAAGGTTTTAATACTAAACTTGACAAGACTTTACCGAGTGCCTTTGTACGCTGGGAAAATCAACATCCTGAGCATGATCTAAAAAGCTATATCGGTTTAGGTTATGTGGAACGTATGCCCGATTATTGGGAGCTTTTCTCGCCTAAACATGGAAATGCTGGCTCGACCAATACATTTAACGGGGTGAAGCCTGAGAAAACATTGCAGTTAGATCTGGGCTTCCAACAAAAACATGGTGCTTTAAGTACTTGGGCTTCTGCTTATGCTGGTTTAGTTGATGATTACATTTTAATGAGTTATCACCATCACCCAAGCATGGGAATGGATGGGCATGATATGAGCCATGATATTACTGCGGGAGCTAAGAATGTCGATGCAACTATCGCAGGAGCGGAAGCTGGTATTGGCTATCAATTTACTGACCATATTCAGGCAGATTTGAGTGCTATGTATGCATGGGGTAAAAACACTACAGATGACAAACCACTGCCTCAAATTTCACCTTTAGAAGGTCGCCTAAATATTCGTTATGTGGCTGATAAATATAATTTAGGTTTGCTGTGGCGAGCGGTTGCTGAGCAAAACAGTGTGAGTCTACATCAAGGTAACATCGTGGGTTACGATCTAGGTCCAAGTAAAGGTTTTTCAACCCTTTCTTTAAATGGCAGTTATAACCTGCGTAAAGATATTGATGTCTCTGTCGGTATCGATAATGTCTTAGATAAGACTTATACCGAGCATTTAAACAAAGCGGGTAGTGCAGGCTTTGGATTTGCGAGTGAAGAGCAGTTCAACAATATCGGAAGAAATTACTGGGTTCGTATGAGCATGAAGTTTTAATAAGCTGTCACGAATTAAATGAACTGAATAAATTAATTTAATGAGAGAAATGAAATGACAAATAAATTATCGCCTGAACAATCTTGGTGGGGATGGAAGTTACTTATTGTGGCTTCTATCTTGGCTTTATTGTTTATGCTTATTTTTTACTGGGCAATTAACAATGAGCCTGACTACATGCCTAGTCAAAAGAATAAACAGATGATGGAGTCACCTGAGCAAATGAATCACGCTGAAATGCATAGTTCATCAGCTCAATAAATTCCTTAATATTTGAAAATGGAAGTCTGGTTAACAGGCTTCCATTTTTAGTTTTTAAGTACCGAAAATTATTAATCCAATACTCGCCAAGGTTTTTACCTTGCCTCAACAAAGCTTTAAACCAAGTTTTTGTATATTGCGGCCTGATTTGAATAAAAACTTTTCAAGTATGCTGAAAGCTTCGTAGAACTATTTGAGGTAATGAATTACACAATCGGATAATAAGCAAAACATGAGACAGGCTACTCAGACAATCCAGATAGTTCCATTTATTCCTTATCAATAAATCCTTTATAACTATTAACGACACGCTTTTTACAATGATGCGCTATGTAAGACATAATAATTTTCTGATGTTAAAACAATAGCTTAGGTGATAAATACACAGCATAGTGCTGGTATATTTAAGTTAAAAATAAAAAATAAAAATAATTAATGATATAAAACAATGTGTTATTTATTATGTTGATTTAAAATTAAACGCTCGGTTCACTAGTTTTAAATTTTCACTTGCAAAGGGTTAGTAATCCTCTATAATGCACATCCATCGGCGGTGATGCAGATAGAAACTTGTTGAAAAACAGTTACTTGTGATTAAGTTGGTTGCGTTAAGTGATGAATTTGATGATGAGATGGTTTAGAAAATAAGTTTTAAAAAATATCGAAATTACCTGTTGACTTTTAAGAGATTAAGAGTAATATAGCCGACCTAGCTTGCTGGTGACGAACCAGGAAGAAGATCATTAAGAGAATTGAAGAACAACTTGTGTGGATTTTTACTGATTGATTAATCGAAATAATTTTCATTGATTGATTGGTTTAAATTACTCGAAGTTTATTTGAGCGAATTTAAGTCAGTAATTGATGAGCCAGAATTGGCACCTTGTCTTTAAATAAGGTGCAAAATGATTTTAACTGAAGAGTTTGATCATGGCTCAGATTGAACGCTGGCGGCAGGCTTAACACATGCAAGTCGAGCGGGGAAGGGTAGCTTGCTACCTAACCTAGCGGCGGACGGGTGAGTAATGCTTAGGAATCTGCCTATTAGTGGGGGACAACATCTCGAAAGGGATGCTAATACCGCATACGTCCTACGGGAGAAAGCAGGGGATCTTCGGACCTTGCGCTAATAGATGAGCCTAAGTCGGATTAGCTAGTTGGTGGGGTAAAGGCCTACCAAGGCGACGATCTGTAGCGGGTCTGAGAGGATGATCCGCCACACTGGGACTGAGACACGGCCCAGACTCCTACGGGAGGCAGCAGTGGGGAATATTGGACAATGGGGGAACCCTGATCCAGCCATGCCGCGTGTGTGAAGAAGGCCTTATGGTTGTAAAGCACTTTAAGCGAGGAGGAGGCTACTTTAGTTAATACCTAGAGATAGTGGACGTTACTCGCAGAATAAGCACCGGCTAACTCTGTGCCAGCAGCCGCGGTAATACAGAGGGTGCAAGCGTTAATCGGATTTACTGGGCGTAAAGCGCGCGTAGGCGGCTAATTAAGTCAAATGTGAAATCCCCGAGCTTAACTTGGGAATTGCATTCGATACTGGTTAGCTAGAGTGTGGGAGAGGATGGTAGAATTCCAGGTGTAGCGGTGAAATGCGTAGAGATCTGGAGGAATACCGATGGCGAAGGCAGCCATCTGGCCTAACACTGACGCTGAGGTGCGAAAGCATGGGGAGCAAACAGGATTAGATACCCTGGTAGTCCATGCCGTAAACGATGTCTACTAGCCGTTGGGGCCTTTGAGGCTTTAGTGGCGCAGCTAACGCGATAAGTAGACCGCCTGGGGAGTACGGTCGCAAGACTAAAACTCAAATGAATTGACGGGGGCCCGCACAAGCGGTGGAGCATGTGGTTTAATTCGATGCAACGCGAAGAACCTTACCTGGCCTTGACATAGTAAGAACTTTCCAGAGATGGATTGGTGCCTTCGGGAACTTACATACAGGTGCTGCATGGCTGTCGTCAGCTCGTGTCGTGAGATGTTGGGTTAAGTCCCGCAACGAGCGCAACCCTTTTCCTTATTTGCCAGCGAGTAATGTCGGGAACTTTAAGGATACTGCCAGTGACAAACTGGAGGAAGGCGGGGACGACGTCAAGTCATCATGGCCCTTACGGCCAGGGCTACACACGTGCTACAATGGTCGGTACAAAGGGTTGCTACACAGCGATGTGATGCTAATCTCAAAAAGCCGATCGTAGTCCGGATTGGAGTCTGCAACTCGACTCCATGAAGTCGGAATCGCTAGTAATCGCGGATCAGAATGCCGCGGTGAATACGTTCCCGGGCCTTGTACACACCGCCCGTCACACCATGGGAGTTTGTTGCACCAGAAGTAGCTAGCCTAACTGCAAAGAGGGCGGTTACCACGGTGTGGCCGATGACTGGGGTGAAGTCGTAACAAGGTAGCCGTAGGGGAACCTGCGGCTGGATCACCTCCTTAACGAAAGATTGACGATTGGTAAGAATCCACAACAAGTTGTTCTTCATAGATGTATCTGAGGGTCTGTAGCTCAGTTGGTTAGAGCACACGCTTGATAAGCGTGGGGTCACAAGTTCAAGTCTTGTCAGACCCACCATGACTTTGACTGGTTGAAGTTATAGATAAAAAGATACATGACTGATGATGTAAGCTGGGGACTTAGCTTAGTTGGTAGAGCGCCTGCTTTGCACGCAGGAGGTCAGGAGTTCGACTCTCCTAGTCTCCACCAGAACTTAAGAGAAGTTCGGATTACAGAAATTAGTAAATAGAGATTGAGATCTTGGTTTATTAACTTCTGTGATTTAAGTATCACGGTATTAAGCATGACCTGACGAAGGCATGTTTATTCATTAACAGATTGGCAAAATTGAGTCTGAAATAAATTGTTCACTCAATAACAAAGAGAGATGAAGTAATTCTGATCTTGGAGTTAATTGAGAACTAGCAAATTAACTGAATCAAGCGTTTTGGTATATGAATTTAGATTGAAGCTGTACAGTGTTTAAGTACACAGACAACAGATAGTAGCGATGAAGAATCGCACGGACAACACTCACTTGTAGGTGTTGACGACTGTTTGGGGTTGTATAGTCAAGTAATTAAGTGCATGTGGTGGATGCCTTGGCAGTCAGAGGCGATGAAAGACGTGATAGCCTGCGAAAAGCTCCGGGGAGGCGGCAAATATCCTTTGATCCGGAGATTTCTGAATGGGGGAACCCACCTACTTTAAGGTAGGTATTGCAACATGAATACATAGTGTTGCAAAGCGAACGAGGGGAAGTGAAACATCTCAGTACCCTTAGGAAAAGAAATCAATTGAGATTCCCTCAGTAGCGGCGAGCGAACGGGGATCAGCCCATTAAGTTATGTGTGTTTTAGTGGAACGCTCTGGGAAGTGCGAACGTAGAGGGTGATATTCCCGTACACGAAAGGGCACACATAATGATGACGAGTAGGGCGAGGCACGTGAAACCTTGTCTGAATATGGGGGGACCATCCTCCAAGGCTAAATACTCCTGACTGACCGATA
This window of the Acinetobacter sp. XH1741 genome carries:
- a CDS encoding DUF2946 family protein gives rise to the protein MVFRSGLLLACVAVFLQIAVFLQPLLPKQYQIAPVCETITRALLKPKAQTETMSHAMHHSHHEHHIEQAQVPEHHDHHDANHQCQYCTVYANLVLPPEFGVKEVLVRIQVRLVAYQQAFRHVYFALQRLFLLPQGRAPPLFA
- a CDS encoding TonB-dependent copper receptor → MPHSKFLLQPLWVAMLAVSHSGLAFADSDKNDADTKSFHSLAPIVVTAQQGNDTNGLIVHADPKQPIQPVPATDGADYLQSIMGFNSIKSGGTNGDVTFRGMFGSRIKILTDGTENLGACPNRMDAPTSYISPESYDRISVIKGPQTVQYANTGSAATVLFERQPEKLTSDKPYRGQASVLLGSYGRIDHNVEAAIGDEKKYIRLNANRSESNSYQDGDGNTVPSAWKKWNADVALGFTPDEDTWIELTGGKSDGESLYAGRSMDGSQFARENLGLRFEKKNITDVIKKIEGQVNYSYNDHIMDNFSLRTPPLVEMTHGGMTMLMPNAMAMQVTRRTLNSRLAMTSEWNKWSLITGVDSQFNKHGGSMSSPNMPSMNIPYRQDMRFQSYGAFGELGYQWNDLNKLVTGVRLDRVTVEDERADSQAKGFNTKLDKTLPSAFVRWENQHPEHDLKSYIGLGYVERMPDYWELFSPKHGNAGSTNTFNGVKPEKTLQLDLGFQQKHGALSTWASAYAGLVDDYILMSYHHHPSMGMDGHDMSHDITAGAKNVDATIAGAEAGIGYQFTDHIQADLSAMYAWGKNTTDDKPLPQISPLEGRLNIRYVADKYNLGLLWRAVAEQNSVSLHQGNIVGYDLGPSKGFSTLSLNGSYNLRKDIDVSVGIDNVLDKTYTEHLNKAGSAGFGFASEEQFNNIGRNYWVRMSMKF